One segment of Triticum aestivum cultivar Chinese Spring chromosome 2A, IWGSC CS RefSeq v2.1, whole genome shotgun sequence DNA contains the following:
- the LOC123188054 gene encoding putative SNAP25 homologous protein SNAP30, whose product MSSATVLEEKDILLCLQLQFCRPAQEEAGGRQPLRTLVARLLSPLLSGKMPVSSVAKPLSSKPNPFDSDSDSEFTSRPTRASSSNSVDPGANGRYKNGFRDSGGFDNQSVQELEGYVAHKAEEVTQKVSVCLRLAENIKEDATNTMIALHKQGQQMNRTHETAANIDQDLSRSETLLGSLGGFFSKTWKPKKTRQIRGPAVISRDDSFKRRANHLEQREKLGLSSSLREKSSSQTYSDPTNAMEKVQVEKDKQDNALSDLSDVLGQLKGMALDMGSEIDRQNKAIDGLQDDVEELNSRVKGANQRARRLLEK is encoded by the exons ATGTCATCTGCGACTGTCCTGGAAGAAAAAGACATCCTCCTTTGCCTCCAACTCCAGTTCTGCCGCCCAGCCCAGGAAGAAGCAGGCGGCCGGCAACCTCTCCGCACCCTCGTCGcgcgcctcctctctcctctcctctcag GAAAGATGCCCGTGTCAAGCGTCGCAAAACCTTTGTCTTCTAAACCAAATCCATTCGATTCAGACTCAGACTCTGAATTTACCTCGAGGCCTACAAGAGCATCATCTTCCAACTCAGTTGATCCTGGTGCCAATGGCCGATACAAGAATGGGTTCCGCGATTCAGGCGGATTCGACAACCAATCCGTGCAAGAACTGGAGGGCTACGTTGCACACAAGGCCGAGGAGGTCACTCAGAAAGTGAGCGTCTGCCTTCGGCTCGCTGAAAACATCAAGGAGGATGCTACCAACACTATGATCGCCCTGCACAAGCAGGGTCAACAGATGAATAGGACCCATGAAACCGCTGCGAACATTGATCAGGACCTTAGCAGG AGTGAGACACTTCTAGGAAGCCTTGGAGGGTTCTTCTCAAAAACCTGGAAGCCCAAGAAAACTAGGCAAATAAGGGGACCGGCAGTTATCTCTAGAG ATGATTCCTTCAAAAGAAGGGCTAACCACCTAGAGCAGAGAGAAAAATTAGGATTGTCTTCAAGCCTCAGAGAGAAGTCGAGTTCTCAGACGTATTCGGATCCTACCAACGCCATGGAGAAGGTTCAG GTGGAGAAAGATAAGCAAGACAATGCCCTTTCTGATCTTAGCGATGTCCTGGGACAGCTCAAGGGCATGGCTCTAGATATGGGCTCAGAAATCGATAG GCAAAACAAAGCCATTGACGGTCTACAAGATGATGTGGAGGAACTCAACTCCAGGGTGAAAGGAGCCAACCAGCGTGCACGCCGTTTGCTTGAGAAATAA
- the LOC123188051 gene encoding golgin subfamily A member 6-like protein 7 isoform X1, with protein sequence MASSSNGHCPANGAKVLPGRGKKNQEKLQLDKDAASRACQKDRQYIEKLETELSNCYQEIDYLQDQLNIRNVEANIMGEHIHGLELKLTELEKFPERVRVMDNDLMRSDSQCWLLMEEVQCKEEELQKATLQIEKLESVTLDMQCEIESLKLDLTTLEQRLFDAESFSQHTAEYKVRIEKQLEEHELQLQEAWKTIGHLEVENKQLKKEYLPGRAPKQSSSTGVEQLDKTVEHDGHADYERGHEILEKTGKQNEEPELIIEQLKVELREQKLKAKEDAEDLTQEMAELRYQITGMLEEEYKRRSCIEQAAIQQIQQLEAQVSKEQRKLGGALRRLQESHELADTQATEIKKLKDALGRLNSAMNLGRVCKSCSCGFCPMLVEMSNCSIEGSLDLRSSDASNNVEAPENQALVEWHPDEASDGATVNNVGC encoded by the exons ATGGCTAGTAGCTCCAATGGCCATTGTCCAGCTAATGGTGCAAAAGTTCTTCCTGGAAGGGGGAAGAAGAATCAGGAG AAATTACAGCTTGACAAAGATGCAGCTTCTAGGGCCTGTCAGAAGGACAGGCAATACATTGAGAAATTGGAAACTGAGCTGAGCAACTGCTATCAGGAAATTG ACTATTTGCAGGATCAGTTAAATATCAGGAATGTTGAAGCAAACATCATGGGAGAGCATATTCACGGCCTTGAACTGAAGCTAACTGAACTTGAGAAATTTCCTGAGAGAGTGAGAGTTATGGACAATGATCTGATGCGGTCTGATTCTCAGTGCTGGCTTCTGATGGAAGAAGTCCAATGTAAAGAAGAGGAGCTGCAAAAGGCAACCTTACAAATAGAGAAGCTTGAAAGCGTAACTTTAGATATGCAATGTGAAATTGAGAGTTTAAAACTTGATTTGACTACGCTTGAGCAAAGACTGTTTGATGCTGAGAGCTTTAGCCAGCATACTGCTGAGTACAAAGTTAGAATAGAGAAGCAACTGGAAGAACATGAGCTCCAGCTGCAAGAGGCATGGAAGACTATTGGTCATCTTGAGGTTGAGAATAAACAACTGAAAAAAGAGTACTTGCCTGGAAGAGCTCCTAAACAATCCTCTTCTACAGGCGTGGAGCAACTTGATAAAACAGTGGAGCATGATGGTCATGCAGACTATGAAAGAGGTCATGAAATTCTTGAAAAGACGGGGAAGCAAAATGAAGAACCTGAACTTATAATTGAGCAGCTCAAG GTAGAACTTCGAGAACAAAAACTGAAAGCAAAGGAGGATGCAGAAGATCTCACTCAAGAAATGGCTGAATTGAGGTACCAGATAACTGGCATGCTTGAGGAAGAATACAAGCGTCGATCTTGCATTGAGCAAGCGGCTATTCAACAAATTCAGCAGCTGGAGGCTCAG GTCTCTAAAGAGCAAAGAAAATTGGGCGGAGCACTAAGACGACTGCAGGAATCGCATGAGCTAGCTGACACACAAGCTACGGAGATTAAGAAACTGAAGGATGCTTTAGGG AGATTGAACTCTGCAATGAACCTCGGGAGGGTTTGCAAATCTTGCTCTTGCGGGTTCTGTCCAATGCTGGTAGAGATGTCTAATTGCTCGATTGAAGGGTCGCTTGACCTCAGATCTTCCGATGCCAGCAACAATGTCGAAGCACCGGAGAACCAAGCGCTAGTAGAGTGGCATCCTGATGAAGCTTCAGATGGTGCCACAGTAAATAATGTAGGATGCTAG
- the LOC123188051 gene encoding golgin subfamily A member 6-like protein 7 isoform X3 produces MGEHIHGLELKLTELEKFPERVRVMDNDLMRSDSQCWLLMEEVQCKEEELQKATLQIEKLESVTLDMQCEIESLKLDLTTLEQRLFDAESFSQHTAEYKVRIEKQLEEHELQLQEAWKTIGHLEVENKQLKKEYLPGRAPKQSSSTGVEQLDKTVEHDGHADYERGHEILEKTGKQNEEPELIIEQLKVELREQKLKAKEDAEDLTQEMAELRYQITGMLEEEYKRRSCIEQAAIQQIQQLEAQVSKEQRKLGGALRRLQESHELADTQATEIKKLKDALGRLNSAMNLGRVCKSCSCGFCPMLVEMSNCSIEGSLDLRSSDASNNVEAPENQALVEWHPDEASDGATVNNVGC; encoded by the exons ATGGGAGAGCATATTCACGGCCTTGAACTGAAGCTAACTGAACTTGAGAAATTTCCTGAGAGAGTGAGAGTTATGGACAATGATCTGATGCGGTCTGATTCTCAGTGCTGGCTTCTGATGGAAGAAGTCCAATGTAAAGAAGAGGAGCTGCAAAAGGCAACCTTACAAATAGAGAAGCTTGAAAGCGTAACTTTAGATATGCAATGTGAAATTGAGAGTTTAAAACTTGATTTGACTACGCTTGAGCAAAGACTGTTTGATGCTGAGAGCTTTAGCCAGCATACTGCTGAGTACAAAGTTAGAATAGAGAAGCAACTGGAAGAACATGAGCTCCAGCTGCAAGAGGCATGGAAGACTATTGGTCATCTTGAGGTTGAGAATAAACAACTGAAAAAAGAGTACTTGCCTGGAAGAGCTCCTAAACAATCCTCTTCTACAGGCGTGGAGCAACTTGATAAAACAGTGGAGCATGATGGTCATGCAGACTATGAAAGAGGTCATGAAATTCTTGAAAAGACGGGGAAGCAAAATGAAGAACCTGAACTTATAATTGAGCAGCTCAAG GTAGAACTTCGAGAACAAAAACTGAAAGCAAAGGAGGATGCAGAAGATCTCACTCAAGAAATGGCTGAATTGAGGTACCAGATAACTGGCATGCTTGAGGAAGAATACAAGCGTCGATCTTGCATTGAGCAAGCGGCTATTCAACAAATTCAGCAGCTGGAGGCTCAG GTCTCTAAAGAGCAAAGAAAATTGGGCGGAGCACTAAGACGACTGCAGGAATCGCATGAGCTAGCTGACACACAAGCTACGGAGATTAAGAAACTGAAGGATGCTTTAGGG AGATTGAACTCTGCAATGAACCTCGGGAGGGTTTGCAAATCTTGCTCTTGCGGGTTCTGTCCAATGCTGGTAGAGATGTCTAATTGCTCGATTGAAGGGTCGCTTGACCTCAGATCTTCCGATGCCAGCAACAATGTCGAAGCACCGGAGAACCAAGCGCTAGTAGAGTGGCATCCTGATGAAGCTTCAGATGGTGCCACAGTAAATAATGTAGGATGCTAG
- the LOC123188051 gene encoding golgin subfamily A member 6-like protein 7 isoform X2 has product MASSSNGHCPANGAKVLPGRGKKNQEKLQLDKDAASRACQKDRQYIEKLETELSNCYQEIDYLQDQLNIRNVEANIMGEHIHGLELKLTELEKFPERVRVMDNDLMRSDSQCWLLMEEVQCKEEELQKATLQIEKLESVTLDMQCEIESLKLDLTTLEQRLFDAESFSQHTAEYKVRIEKQLEEHELQLQEAWKTIGHLEVENKQLKKEYLPGRAPKQSSSTGVEQLDKTVEHDGHADYERGHEILEKTGKQNEEPELIIEQLKVELREQKLKAKEDAEDLTQEMAELRYQITGMLEEEYKRRSCIEQAAIQQIQQLEAQVSKEQRKLGGALRRLQESHELADTQATEIKKLKDALGVCA; this is encoded by the exons ATGGCTAGTAGCTCCAATGGCCATTGTCCAGCTAATGGTGCAAAAGTTCTTCCTGGAAGGGGGAAGAAGAATCAGGAG AAATTACAGCTTGACAAAGATGCAGCTTCTAGGGCCTGTCAGAAGGACAGGCAATACATTGAGAAATTGGAAACTGAGCTGAGCAACTGCTATCAGGAAATTG ACTATTTGCAGGATCAGTTAAATATCAGGAATGTTGAAGCAAACATCATGGGAGAGCATATTCACGGCCTTGAACTGAAGCTAACTGAACTTGAGAAATTTCCTGAGAGAGTGAGAGTTATGGACAATGATCTGATGCGGTCTGATTCTCAGTGCTGGCTTCTGATGGAAGAAGTCCAATGTAAAGAAGAGGAGCTGCAAAAGGCAACCTTACAAATAGAGAAGCTTGAAAGCGTAACTTTAGATATGCAATGTGAAATTGAGAGTTTAAAACTTGATTTGACTACGCTTGAGCAAAGACTGTTTGATGCTGAGAGCTTTAGCCAGCATACTGCTGAGTACAAAGTTAGAATAGAGAAGCAACTGGAAGAACATGAGCTCCAGCTGCAAGAGGCATGGAAGACTATTGGTCATCTTGAGGTTGAGAATAAACAACTGAAAAAAGAGTACTTGCCTGGAAGAGCTCCTAAACAATCCTCTTCTACAGGCGTGGAGCAACTTGATAAAACAGTGGAGCATGATGGTCATGCAGACTATGAAAGAGGTCATGAAATTCTTGAAAAGACGGGGAAGCAAAATGAAGAACCTGAACTTATAATTGAGCAGCTCAAG GTAGAACTTCGAGAACAAAAACTGAAAGCAAAGGAGGATGCAGAAGATCTCACTCAAGAAATGGCTGAATTGAGGTACCAGATAACTGGCATGCTTGAGGAAGAATACAAGCGTCGATCTTGCATTGAGCAAGCGGCTATTCAACAAATTCAGCAGCTGGAGGCTCAG GTCTCTAAAGAGCAAAGAAAATTGGGCGGAGCACTAAGACGACTGCAGGAATCGCATGAGCTAGCTGACACACAAGCTACGGAGATTAAGAAACTGAAGGATGCTTTAGGGGTATGTGCAT AG